A part of Larimichthys crocea isolate SSNF chromosome VII, L_crocea_2.0, whole genome shotgun sequence genomic DNA contains:
- the LOC104927214 gene encoding histone H3.3, translated as MARTKQTARKSTGGKAPRKQLATKAARKSAPSTGGVKKPHRYRPGTVALREIRRYQKSTELLIRKLPFQRLVREIAQDFKTDLRFQSAAIGALQEASEAYLVGLFEDTNLCAIHAKRVTIMPKDIQLARRIRGERA; from the exons ATGGCCCGTACCAAGCAGACTGCCCGTAAGTCCACTGGAGGCAAAGCCCCACGTAAACAGCTGGCCACAAAGGCTGCTCGCAAGAGCGCCCCTTCCACCGGCGGTGTGAAGAAGCCCCATCGttacag GCCCGGTACTGTGGCTCTGCGTGAGATCCGTCGTTATCAGAAGTCCACTGAGCTGCTGATCCGCAAGCTGCCCTTCCAGCGCCTGGTGAGAGAAATCGCCCAGGACTTCAAGACCGATCTGCGTTTCCAGAGCGCAGCCATCGGAGCTCTGCAG GAGGCCAGCGAGGCCTACCTGGTGGGTCTGTTTGAGGACACCAACCTGTGCGCCATCCACGCCAAGCGTGTCACCATCATGCCCAAAGACATCCAGCTGGCACGCCGTATCCGCGGGGAACGTGCTTAa
- the LOC104927215 gene encoding histone H3.3 encodes MARTKQTARKSTGGKAPRKQLATKAARKSAPSTGGVKKPHRYRPGTVALREIRRYQKSTELLIRKLPFQRLVREIAQDFKTDLRFQSAAIGALQEASEAYLVGLFEDTNLCAIHAKRVTIMPKDIQLARRIRGERA; translated from the exons ATGGCCCGTACCAAGCAGACTGCCCGTAAGTCCACTGGAGGCAAAGCCCCACGTAAACAGCTGGCCACAAAGGCTGCTCGCAAGAGCGCCCCTTCCACCGGCGGTGTGAAGAAGCCCCATCGTTACAG GCCCGGTACTGTGGCTCTGCGTGAGATCCGTCGTTATCAGAAGTCCACTGAGCTGCTGATCCGCAAGCTGCCCTTCCAGCGCCTGGTGAGAGAAATCGCCCAGGACTTCAAGACCGATCTGCGTTTCCAAAGCGCAGCCATCGGAGCTCTGCAG GAAGCCAGCGAGGCCTACCTGGTGGGTCTGTTTGAGGACACCAACCTGTGCGCCATCCACGCCAAGCGTGTCACCATCATGCCCAAAGACATCCAGCTGGCACGCCGTATCCGCGGGGAACGCgcttaa